A single region of the Sorghum bicolor cultivar BTx623 chromosome 9, Sorghum_bicolor_NCBIv3, whole genome shotgun sequence genome encodes:
- the LOC8076871 gene encoding endo-1,3;1,4-beta-D-glucanase: MASSQCCDNPPALNPACGEGKVVDSFGGLKAYVAGPEDSKAAVVLVADVFGFEAPILRKIADKVASSGYFVVVPDFFHGDPYVPENGKPIPEWLKSHTPEKGFEEAKPVIATLKEKGVSAVGAAGYCWGAKVVVELAKAHEIQAAVLLHPSFVTIDDIKEVKCPISILGAEIDKMSPPELVKQFEQVLSVNSGVGHFVKIFPGVAHGWSVRYSHDDAAAVKSAEEAFADMLDWFNKNLK; this comes from the exons ATGGCGAGCTCTCAGTGCTGCGATAACCCGCCGGCCCTGAACCCGGCCTGCGGGGAGGGCAAGGTCGTCGACAGCTTCGGCGGGCTCAAGGCCTACGTCGCCGGCCCCGAGGACTCCAAGGCCGCCGTCGTCCTCGTCGCCGACGTCTTCG GATTCGAAGCGCCGATTCTGAG GAAGATAGCCGACAAGGTTGCTTCGTCAGGGTACTTTGTTGTGGTACCAGATTTCTTTCATGGGGATCCTTATGTACCTGAGAATGGGAAGCCCATCCCTGAGTGGCTAAAGTCACATACTCCG GAAAAAGGGTTTGAAGAGGCAAAACCAGTTATTGCGACTCTAAAGGAGAAGGGAGTGTCTGCTGTTGGAGCTGCAGGGTATTGCTGGGGTG CAAAGGTTGTTGTGGAGTTGGCAAAAGCTCATGAGATCCAAGCTGCTGTACTGTTGCACCCTTCTTTTGTTACCATTGACGATATCAAAG AGGTCAAATGCCCAATTTCTATACTCGGAGCTGAGATTGACAAAATGTCCCCACCAGAGTTAGTCAAGCAATTCGAGCAGGTCCTTTCTGTGAACTCAGGG GTTGGTCACTTTGTCAAGATCTTCCCTGGTGTGGCGCATGGATGGAGCGTGAGATACAGCCACGACGACGCAGCTGCCGTGAAGAGTGCTGAGGAAGCCTTTGCGGACATGCTCGACTGGTTCAATAAGAACCTGAAATGA
- the LOC8076872 gene encoding endo-1,3;1,4-beta-D-glucanase, which yields MASSHCWESPPALNPAGGVGEVVDDFGGLKAYVAGLAEAKAAVILVSDIFGFEAPKLRKIADNVALSGYLVVVPDFLHGDPFDPSNPNNRAMWLQAHSPKKAFEEAKPVIAALKEKGVAIIGAAGYCWGAKVVVELAKVHEIQAAVLLHPSLLTVDDIKEIKCPISILGAEIDKASPPELLEEFEQILSANSGIEHSVKIFPGVAHGWAVRYSDDDVAAVSSAAEALHDMTHWFNKYLK from the exons ATGGCGAGCTCGCACTGCTGGGAGAGCCCGCCGGCGCTGAACCCGGCCGGCGGAGTGGGTGAGGTCGTCGACGACTTCGGCGGACTCAAGGCCTACGTCGCCGGCTTGGCGGAGGCCAAAGCCGCCGTCATCCTCGTCTCCGACATCTTCG GGTTTGAGGCGCCAAAGCTGAG GAAGATAGCAGATAATGTTGCTTTGTCAGGTTACTTGGTTGTAGTGCCAGATTTCCTGCATGGGGATCCATTCGACCCCAGCAATCCCAATAATCGTGCAATGTGGTTGCAGGCACATTCTCCG AAAAAGGCATTTGAAGAGGCAAAACCAGTAATTGCTGCTCTAAAGGAGAAGGGAGTGGCAATCATTGGGGCTGCAGGTTATTGCTGGGGAG CAAAGGTCGTTGTCGAGCTGGCAAAAGTTCACGAGATCCAGGCAGCTGTATTGTTACACCCGTCTTTACTTACTGTTGATGACATTAAAG AGATCAAATGCCCCATTTCTATACTTGGAGCTGAAATTGACAAAGCATCACCCCCAGAATTGTTGGAGGAGTTTGAGCAGATCCTGTCAGCAAACTCTGGG ATAGAGCACTCCGTCAAAATTTTCCCTGGCGTAGCGCATGGATGGGCTGTGAGATACAGTGACGATGATGTGGCTGCTGTGAGTAGTGCTGCGGAAGCTCTGCATGACATGACCCACTGGTTTAATAAATACCTGAAGTGA